In a single window of the Zea mays cultivar B73 chromosome 5, Zm-B73-REFERENCE-NAM-5.0, whole genome shotgun sequence genome:
- the LOC100500712 gene encoding cell number regulator 11 — translation MDIMHGDLRRNGSNQSVPSRHGWIDMEALSPLADQSIMPGEWSVGLCDCFGDLHTCCLTLWCPCVTFGRTAEIVDRGSTSCCMSGTLYYLLSTIGWQWLYGCAKRSSMRSQYSLRESPCMDCCVHFWCGPCALCQEYTELQKRGFHMAKGISSPPHLPTV, via the exons ATGGACATCATGCATGGGGATCTCAGAAGGAATGGTTCAAACCAGAGCGTGCCCAGTCGGCATGGATGGATCGATATGGAGGCCCTCTCTCCTCTGGCGGATCAATCCAT CATGCCGGGGGAGTGGTCCGTGGGGCTCTGCGACTGCTTCGGGGATCTTCACACCT GTTGCCTGACGCTCTGGTGCCCCTGCGTCACGTTCGGCCGCACCGCGGAGATCGTGGACAGAGGCTCCACGT CGTGCTGCATGAGTGGCACACTGTACTACCTGCTGTCGACGATAGGCTGGCAGTGGCTGTACGGCTGCGCCAAGCGCTCCTCCATGCGGTCGCAGTACAGCCTGCGAGAGTCCCCCTGCATGGACTGCTGCGTCCACTTCTGGTGCGGCCCCTGCGCGCTCTGCCAGGAGTACACGGAGCTCCAGAAACGCGGCTTCCACATGGCCAAAGGTATCAGCTCCCCCCCCCATCTTCCCACAGTTTAA
- the LOC100191577 gene encoding 4/1 protein, producing the protein MEVASGDEDLESLLQNFHRVSQGYKDALMQVQVLRVNCSTEFKRREALESHITDLKKDNERLRRQYTETLFKVTNQVKFRAEAQSLKEELDKANSRLLSMEEEHKRETEQLKHSSEMNINALENKLSHALVQQARDEAAMKQLKLELSAHKSHIDMLGSRLEQVTNDVHSQYKNEIQDLRDVVSVEQEEKKDIHRKLQNVENELRITRMKQAEQQRDSVSVQHVETLKQKVMRLRKENESLKRRLASSEV; encoded by the exons ATGGAGGTGGCGTCGGGGGATGAGGATCTGGAATCGCTGCTCCAGAACTTCCATCGCGTGTCCCAG GGGTACAAAGATGCACTTATGCAGGTCCAGGTTTTAAGAGTAAATTGCAGCACTGAGTTCAAAAGGCGGGAAGCTCTTGAATCACATATTACAGATCTTAAGAAAG ATAATGAGCGGTTAAGAAGGCAATACACAGAAACTTTATTCAAGGTCACCAACCAG GTGAAATTCCGCGCAGAAGCTCAAAGCCTGAAGGAAGAGCTGGACAAGGCAAATAGTAGATTGTTATCCATGGAAGAG gaacacaagagggaaactgAGCAACTTAAGCACAGCAGTGAAATGAACATCAATGCCCTGGAGAACAAGCTCAG CCACGCCCTTGTACAGCAAGCAAGAGATGAAGCTGCAATGAAGCAACTGAAGTTGGAGCTGAGTGCCCATAAATCTCACATCGACATGTTAGGTAGCAGGTTGGAGCAGGTTACTAATGACGTGCATTCGCAGT ATAAAAATGAGATCCAGGATTTGAGGGATGTGGTTTCTGTTGAACAAGAGGAGAAAAAGGACATTCACAGGAAGCTTCAGAATGTGGAAAACGAGT TGAGGATCACGAGGATGAAGCAGGCGGAGCAGCAAAGGGATTCTGTCTCGGTCCAGCACGTGGAGACGCTGAAGCAGAAGGTCATGAGGCTCCGGAAGGAGAACGAGTCCCTGAAGAGGAGGCTGGCGAGCTCTGAAGTCTGA
- the LOC100191577 gene encoding 4/1 protein isoform X1: MEVASGDEDLESLLQNFHRVSQVQVLRVNCSTEFKRREALESHITDLKKDNERLRRQYTETLFKVTNQVKFRAEAQSLKEELDKANSRLLSMEEEHKRETEQLKHSSEMNINALENKLSHALVQQARDEAAMKQLKLELSAHKSHIDMLGSRLEQVTNDVHSQYKNEIQDLRDVVSVEQEEKKDIHRKLQNVENELRITRMKQAEQQRDSVSVQHVETLKQKVMRLRKENESLKRRLASSEV; encoded by the exons ATGGAGGTGGCGTCGGGGGATGAGGATCTGGAATCGCTGCTCCAGAACTTCCATCGCGTGTCCCAG GTCCAGGTTTTAAGAGTAAATTGCAGCACTGAGTTCAAAAGGCGGGAAGCTCTTGAATCACATATTACAGATCTTAAGAAAG ATAATGAGCGGTTAAGAAGGCAATACACAGAAACTTTATTCAAGGTCACCAACCAG GTGAAATTCCGCGCAGAAGCTCAAAGCCTGAAGGAAGAGCTGGACAAGGCAAATAGTAGATTGTTATCCATGGAAGAG gaacacaagagggaaactgAGCAACTTAAGCACAGCAGTGAAATGAACATCAATGCCCTGGAGAACAAGCTCAG CCACGCCCTTGTACAGCAAGCAAGAGATGAAGCTGCAATGAAGCAACTGAAGTTGGAGCTGAGTGCCCATAAATCTCACATCGACATGTTAGGTAGCAGGTTGGAGCAGGTTACTAATGACGTGCATTCGCAGT ATAAAAATGAGATCCAGGATTTGAGGGATGTGGTTTCTGTTGAACAAGAGGAGAAAAAGGACATTCACAGGAAGCTTCAGAATGTGGAAAACGAGT TGAGGATCACGAGGATGAAGCAGGCGGAGCAGCAAAGGGATTCTGTCTCGGTCCAGCACGTGGAGACGCTGAAGCAGAAGGTCATGAGGCTCCGGAAGGAGAACGAGTCCCTGAAGAGGAGGCTGGCGAGCTCTGAAGTCTGA